One genomic segment of Hydrocarboniclastica marina includes these proteins:
- a CDS encoding DUF302 domain-containing protein encodes MDKDMQAYRILGTCNPGMAWEAIGVEPRVGAMLPCNVILREVSEGIEVSAVDPLASMSAIDNDELKQVAGKVRDMLSEVVESI; translated from the coding sequence CTGGACAAGGATATGCAGGCCTATCGGATTCTCGGGACCTGCAATCCTGGCATGGCCTGGGAAGCCATCGGTGTGGAGCCTCGCGTGGGTGCCATGCTGCCTTGCAACGTTATTCTTCGTGAGGTTTCGGAGGGCATTGAGGTAAGTGCAGTGGATCCATTGGCTTCCATGAGCGCCATCGATAATGACGAGCTCAAGCAGGTTGCCGGGAAGGTCAGGGATATGCTCTCTGAGGTTGTGGAATCGATCTGA
- a CDS encoding heavy metal translocating P-type ATPase, giving the protein MAEHHHAHDHDHHTDKEPGEHTAKDPVCGMAVDPHTAEHRSQHGGKTWYFCSSRCQSKFDEDPEQYLDWEKKQQEPVAPGTMYTCPMHPEIRQQGPGDCPICGMALEPEQVSLDDGPSEELKDMTRRFWIGLVLALPVLVLEMGGHLTGLDHIIAPQMSNWIQLVLATPVVLWCGWPFFVRGWKSVVSRNLNMFTLIAIGTGVALIYSLVATLAPQIFPGAFRQEDGSVAVYFEAAAVIVVLVLLGQVLELRAREKTSGAIKALLDLAPATARKLDDDGSESDVSLDQVKVGDRLRVRPGDKVPLDGEVLEGSSNVDESMVTGEPLAVSKKSGDQVIGGSINQQGSFIMRADKVGRDTMLSQIVQMVASAQRSRAPIQGLADKVAGWFVPAVIVIAIVAFIAWSFFGPAPPMAFGLIAAVSVLIIACPCALGLATPMSIMVGVGRGAQSGVLIRDAEALERMEKVDTVVVDKTGTLTEGKPQVTRLVAANGFDDSSLMRYAGGLEKGSEHPLAHAILDKAKGMDLKLPDAEDFDSPNGKGVTGRIDGKRVLLGNRLLMESENVDTTRFDGDADQLRKDGATVIFAAVDGNVAGLLAIADPVKETTEAAISALQKDGIRVVMLTGDNRTSAEAVARKLHIDEVEAEVLPEDKGKIVQRLKDEGRVVVMAGDGVNDAPALATADVGVAMGTGTDVAIESAGITLLRGDLMGIVEARRLSLATMRNIRQNLFFAFVYNSAGVPIAAGVLYPFFGILLSPIFAAAAMSLSSVSVIVNALRLRVVKLGSKQ; this is encoded by the coding sequence ATGGCTGAGCACCATCACGCCCATGACCACGATCACCACACCGATAAAGAACCTGGCGAGCACACCGCCAAGGATCCGGTTTGCGGCATGGCAGTGGATCCGCATACCGCGGAACACCGCAGCCAGCATGGCGGTAAAACCTGGTACTTCTGCTCGTCGCGTTGCCAGTCCAAATTCGACGAGGACCCTGAGCAGTACCTCGATTGGGAAAAGAAACAGCAAGAGCCGGTAGCGCCGGGCACTATGTATACCTGTCCCATGCACCCCGAGATTCGGCAGCAAGGGCCAGGGGACTGCCCAATCTGCGGCATGGCCCTGGAGCCCGAGCAGGTAAGCCTGGACGACGGGCCTTCGGAAGAACTCAAAGACATGACCCGCCGATTCTGGATCGGCCTGGTGCTGGCCCTGCCTGTACTGGTGCTGGAGATGGGTGGGCACCTCACCGGACTCGATCACATTATAGCCCCGCAGATGTCCAACTGGATTCAACTGGTGCTGGCAACGCCTGTGGTGCTCTGGTGCGGTTGGCCCTTCTTCGTCCGGGGTTGGAAATCCGTGGTTAGCCGTAACTTGAACATGTTTACGCTCATTGCCATTGGTACCGGCGTCGCGCTGATCTACAGCCTGGTGGCGACCCTGGCGCCGCAGATCTTCCCAGGCGCCTTCCGGCAGGAAGACGGGTCGGTCGCCGTCTACTTCGAGGCGGCTGCTGTCATCGTGGTGCTGGTGCTGCTGGGGCAGGTGCTGGAATTGCGCGCCAGAGAGAAAACCTCTGGTGCCATCAAGGCCCTGCTGGATCTGGCACCGGCGACGGCCAGAAAACTGGACGACGATGGCAGCGAATCCGATGTGTCGCTTGATCAGGTCAAGGTGGGCGACCGCCTGCGGGTGCGCCCCGGTGACAAGGTGCCGCTGGACGGCGAGGTGCTTGAAGGCAGCTCCAACGTGGATGAGTCCATGGTGACCGGCGAGCCCCTGGCGGTCAGCAAGAAATCCGGCGACCAAGTGATCGGCGGCAGCATAAACCAGCAGGGCAGCTTCATCATGCGGGCCGACAAAGTTGGCCGCGATACCATGCTGTCCCAGATTGTCCAGATGGTGGCCAGCGCCCAGCGTAGCCGCGCACCGATCCAGGGGCTGGCTGACAAGGTAGCAGGCTGGTTTGTGCCGGCAGTTATTGTGATTGCTATTGTCGCCTTTATTGCTTGGTCCTTCTTTGGACCCGCACCGCCTATGGCGTTCGGGCTGATTGCAGCGGTCAGTGTTCTGATCATTGCCTGCCCTTGCGCACTTGGCTTGGCGACGCCCATGTCCATCATGGTGGGTGTCGGACGCGGTGCTCAAAGTGGCGTTCTGATTCGCGATGCGGAAGCCTTGGAGCGTATGGAGAAGGTGGACACCGTGGTGGTGGATAAAACCGGCACGCTGACAGAGGGCAAGCCGCAAGTCACCCGGCTTGTCGCGGCCAACGGGTTCGATGACAGTAGTCTCATGCGTTATGCAGGTGGCCTGGAGAAAGGCAGTGAGCACCCACTGGCTCACGCCATACTCGATAAAGCCAAGGGCATGGACCTGAAGCTTCCGGATGCGGAAGACTTTGACTCTCCGAATGGTAAAGGGGTTACCGGTCGAATAGACGGCAAGCGGGTGCTACTTGGTAACCGCCTTCTCATGGAGTCGGAAAATGTCGACACCACGCGATTTGACGGCGACGCCGACCAGCTCCGAAAAGATGGTGCTACCGTGATTTTTGCTGCTGTCGACGGAAACGTCGCAGGGTTGCTGGCGATTGCCGATCCGGTCAAGGAAACCACCGAAGCCGCTATTTCCGCGCTGCAAAAAGACGGCATCCGGGTGGTCATGCTGACCGGCGATAACCGCACTTCAGCTGAAGCAGTTGCTCGAAAACTGCATATCGACGAAGTGGAAGCGGAAGTCCTGCCGGAAGATAAGGGCAAGATCGTCCAGCGCCTGAAAGACGAAGGCCGTGTTGTCGTGATGGCGGGTGACGGCGTAAACGATGCGCCTGCACTGGCAACGGCGGATGTCGGTGTGGCCATGGGCACCGGGACCGATGTCGCCATCGAAAGCGCCGGCATTACGCTGCTGCGCGGCGACCTGATGGGCATTGTCGAGGCGCGCCGTTTGTCTCTGGCGACCATGCGCAATATCCGTCAGAACCTGTTTTTCGCCTTCGTTTACAACTCCGCCGGTGTTCCGATAGCGGCAGGGGTTTTGTACCCGTTTTTCGGGATACTGCTGTCGCCCATTTTTGCAGCGGCCGCCATGTCGCTGTCCTCGGTCAGCGTGATTGTGAATGCGCTGCGTTTGAGGGTGGTGAAACTCGGGTCAAAGCAATGA
- a CDS encoding APC family permease, with product MSREEDRSTRYQEGSLTLPGTVMLGTGVMIGAGIFALTGQMAQMTGVLFPLAFLAAALIVGFSAYSYIKISNAYPSAGGIGMYLHKAYGNRLPTAFNALLMYFSMVIAQSFLARTFGSYTMQLFGGDDSGRMVPILGVALILAAFLINLLGNRMIQGVASFIGILKIGGILIFGLVGVWIADSVAVDFSEPGEAGTLGNFLGATALGILAFKGFTTITNSGSEVIDPKRNVGRAIVISIAACVVIYTLVGFAVASNLSLAEIIETQDYSLAAAARPALGEYGVWFTVAIAMMATAGGILASVFAVSRMLAMLTEMKLVPHRHFGMPGSIQKHTLVYTVVLGLILTAFFDLSRIAALGIVFYLIMDIAIHWGVLRYLRKDIKANTWVPATAILLDLLALGGFVWVKLNTDPFVISVAVVTMIVIAVSEQIFLKRSPESAQAKQEESHAHHH from the coding sequence ATGAGCAGGGAGGAAGATCGAAGCACTCGCTACCAGGAAGGTAGTCTCACTCTGCCAGGGACGGTGATGCTGGGTACCGGCGTCATGATTGGCGCCGGTATTTTTGCTCTGACCGGGCAGATGGCGCAGATGACCGGCGTCCTTTTCCCGCTGGCCTTTCTCGCGGCGGCCTTGATTGTTGGCTTCAGCGCGTATTCCTATATCAAGATTTCCAACGCCTACCCGTCGGCCGGGGGCATTGGCATGTACTTGCATAAAGCCTACGGAAACCGGCTGCCAACGGCTTTCAACGCCCTGTTGATGTATTTTTCCATGGTCATCGCTCAGAGCTTCCTGGCCCGGACCTTTGGCTCTTACACCATGCAACTTTTCGGCGGGGATGACAGTGGCCGCATGGTGCCCATTCTCGGCGTGGCGCTCATTCTTGCGGCCTTTCTGATCAACCTGCTGGGCAATCGGATGATTCAAGGGGTGGCTTCCTTTATCGGGATCCTGAAAATCGGCGGCATACTGATTTTCGGTCTGGTCGGGGTCTGGATTGCCGACTCAGTCGCGGTTGATTTTTCGGAGCCCGGTGAAGCCGGAACGCTGGGCAACTTCTTGGGCGCGACCGCGTTGGGCATTCTTGCGTTCAAAGGCTTTACGACCATCACCAACAGTGGTTCGGAAGTCATCGACCCGAAGCGAAACGTTGGGCGCGCCATCGTGATTTCCATTGCCGCCTGTGTGGTGATCTACACGCTGGTGGGGTTTGCGGTCGCCAGCAATCTATCTCTGGCTGAAATTATCGAAACGCAGGATTACTCTCTCGCCGCTGCTGCACGCCCCGCTCTCGGCGAATACGGCGTCTGGTTTACTGTTGCGATTGCCATGATGGCCACGGCGGGAGGAATTCTGGCCAGTGTATTTGCTGTGTCCCGCATGTTGGCCATGCTGACGGAGATGAAACTGGTTCCTCATCGGCATTTCGGGATGCCCGGCAGCATTCAGAAGCACACACTGGTGTATACCGTTGTCCTGGGTCTGATTCTGACCGCCTTCTTTGACCTGTCACGCATTGCTGCGTTGGGTATCGTGTTTTATCTGATTATGGACATTGCCATTCACTGGGGTGTGCTCCGTTATCTACGCAAAGACATTAAGGCCAACACCTGGGTGCCAGCAACAGCCATCTTGTTGGATCTTTTGGCGCTGGGCGGCTTCGTCTGGGTAAAGCTTAATACGGACCCGTTCGTCATCAGCGTGGCAGTCGTGACCATGATCGTGATTGCAGTATCCGAGCAGATTTTCCTTAAAAGATCACCGGAATCGGCGCAAGCGAAACAGGAAGAGAGTCATGCGCATCATCATTAA
- a CDS encoding copper resistance protein B, which yields MSCIRSIVAVSFLASIGVSTAVTAQEMISDTTARKQPLTTWGVLFEEFEYRYSDDDEELGVWNADAFYGTDDFKVRLLTTGEYEIEEQAYETLENQLVGQIPISKFFDAKAGVRFDTPEGPDRTYAVLGVAGLAPQWFEIDANLYVSNDGDTSAELDAEYELLFTNYWILAATLDASVAFSEDEEIGVGKGLVSTETGLRLRYDLIDRAFSPYVGVVHERKYGDSADLAEASGGGTEDWFAVIGARIAF from the coding sequence ATGAGCTGTATTCGATCAATTGTCGCAGTCAGCTTCCTTGCCTCTATTGGTGTCTCAACGGCGGTGACAGCTCAGGAAATGATCTCCGACACGACCGCTCGAAAACAGCCGCTCACAACCTGGGGCGTTCTATTCGAGGAATTTGAGTACCGCTACAGCGACGATGACGAGGAGCTGGGCGTCTGGAATGCGGATGCCTTCTATGGCACCGACGACTTTAAAGTCCGGTTGCTCACAACCGGCGAATACGAAATAGAGGAGCAGGCCTACGAAACGCTGGAAAACCAGTTGGTCGGCCAGATCCCCATTTCCAAGTTCTTCGACGCCAAAGCGGGCGTGCGTTTCGATACGCCCGAGGGGCCGGACCGGACATACGCCGTTCTCGGTGTCGCCGGCCTGGCGCCCCAATGGTTTGAGATCGATGCAAACCTGTACGTCAGCAACGATGGTGATACGTCAGCCGAACTGGACGCTGAGTACGAATTGCTGTTCACCAATTACTGGATCCTGGCGGCAACTCTGGATGCCTCGGTAGCGTTCAGTGAGGATGAAGAGATTGGTGTCGGCAAAGGATTGGTTTCCACCGAAACCGGCCTCCGGCTCCGCTACGACCTGATAGACCGTGCGTTCTCGCCTTATGTGGGTGTGGTGCACGAGCGTAAGTATGGCGATAGTGCCGACCTGGCCGAGGCGAGCGGCGGCGGCACAGAAGATTGGTTTGCCGTAATCGGCGCTCGAATCGCATTCTGA
- a CDS encoding copper resistance system multicopper oxidase has product MKEGIGYNGASPGPVMRFKEGENVRINVTNNLDEMTSIHWHGLILPFNQDGVPGISFPGIKPGETFTYEFSIQQAGTYWFHSHSGFQEPDGAYGAIVIEPEGREPFRYDREYVVQLTDKHPHSGDRIMRNLKMMPDYYNREQQTVGEFFSDASKNGLMNTIRDRMAWGDMRMMKADVEDLQGFTGLINGKGPEQNWTGLFEPGERIRLRFINSSAMTYFDIRIPGLDMTVVQADGNNVQPVNVDEFRIGVAETYDVIVHPKDEQAYTIFAESMGRSGYARATLAPEEGMEAAVPQLRDPARLTMADMSGMPGMDHGNMAGMDHGDMDMNSSEGMSGMDHSNMEGMDHGSMAMGKGGQSDPFYAKGSGLVPTAANGGKFLSYADLKAQDPLYEDREPTREIELRLTGNMERYTWSINGVKYEDADPIRLKYGERVRFKFVNETMMTHPMHLHGMWSILDVGADQWNPIKHTVSVQPGTTVYMETEVDAPGQWAFHCHLSYHAAAGMFRKVIVEGGPESTQAKTDVIAKDGGEV; this is encoded by the coding sequence GTGAAGGAAGGCATTGGATACAACGGCGCATCTCCGGGACCGGTAATGCGTTTCAAGGAAGGCGAGAACGTCCGGATCAACGTGACCAACAACCTGGATGAGATGACGTCCATTCACTGGCACGGCCTGATCCTTCCTTTTAACCAGGACGGTGTGCCTGGTATCAGTTTCCCGGGCATCAAGCCGGGTGAAACCTTTACCTATGAGTTTTCTATCCAGCAGGCAGGCACCTACTGGTTCCACAGCCACTCTGGTTTTCAGGAGCCGGACGGCGCCTATGGTGCCATTGTCATCGAGCCCGAGGGCCGTGAGCCATTCCGCTACGATCGTGAATACGTGGTGCAGCTGACTGACAAGCACCCCCATTCCGGTGACCGCATCATGCGCAACCTGAAAATGATGCCGGATTACTACAACCGTGAGCAGCAAACCGTGGGGGAGTTTTTTTCGGACGCGTCCAAAAACGGTCTGATGAACACCATTCGGGACCGCATGGCCTGGGGTGACATGCGGATGATGAAAGCGGACGTTGAGGACTTGCAGGGCTTTACGGGCCTGATCAACGGCAAAGGTCCCGAGCAGAACTGGACTGGCCTTTTTGAGCCCGGAGAACGCATCCGGCTGCGGTTCATCAACTCCTCGGCCATGACCTACTTCGACATACGGATTCCCGGTCTGGACATGACGGTTGTACAGGCCGATGGCAACAACGTTCAGCCCGTTAACGTGGACGAGTTCCGGATCGGTGTGGCGGAAACCTATGATGTGATCGTCCACCCGAAAGATGAGCAGGCCTACACCATTTTCGCTGAATCCATGGGGCGTTCCGGCTATGCCAGGGCAACGTTGGCCCCCGAAGAAGGTATGGAAGCGGCTGTTCCGCAACTGCGTGATCCGGCGCGCCTGACTATGGCAGACATGAGCGGTATGCCCGGCATGGACCATGGCAACATGGCCGGTATGGATCATGGCGACATGGATATGAATAGCTCAGAAGGGATGTCCGGAATGGATCATTCCAACATGGAAGGCATGGATCATGGTTCCATGGCGATGGGAAAAGGCGGCCAAAGCGACCCCTTTTACGCCAAGGGAAGTGGCCTTGTACCCACGGCAGCCAATGGCGGCAAGTTCCTGTCCTATGCTGACCTGAAGGCCCAAGATCCACTGTATGAAGACCGCGAACCGACCCGGGAAATTGAGCTTCGTTTGACCGGCAATATGGAGCGCTATACCTGGAGCATTAATGGCGTCAAGTACGAAGACGCAGACCCAATTCGTCTCAAATACGGTGAGCGAGTTCGCTTCAAATTCGTGAACGAGACCATGATGACTCACCCTATGCACCTGCACGGTATGTGGTCCATTCTCGATGTTGGTGCAGACCAATGGAACCCGATCAAGCACACGGTCAGTGTGCAGCCAGGCACCACGGTTTACATGGAAACCGAGGTCGACGCGCCCGGTCAGTGGGCGTTCCACTGTCACCTGTCCTATCACGCGGCCGCTGGTATGTTCCGCAAGGTCATTGTTGAAGGTGGGCCAGAGTCGACGCAGGCCAAAACAGACGTGATTGCCAAAGATGGAGGTGAGGTATGA
- a CDS encoding cupredoxin domain-containing protein: protein MNASKLFVAGMALSMSATAFAAGAHDGGHGHGATSGEPGKASEASRTVTVEMYDNYYEPEEISVKPGETVRFVVENKGNLVHEFSVGTPDMHEAHQEEMMMMVEHGVIQGGKLNHDMMNMDMGNGHSMKHDDPNSVLLEPGQSKEVVWKFSDKGNIEFACNVPGHYQAGMYGEVNFE, encoded by the coding sequence ATGAATGCATCAAAACTATTCGTAGCGGGTATGGCGCTTTCAATGTCGGCAACAGCGTTTGCGGCTGGCGCCCATGATGGTGGCCACGGGCACGGCGCTACAAGCGGTGAACCTGGCAAAGCGTCGGAGGCCAGCCGAACCGTAACTGTCGAGATGTACGACAACTACTACGAACCCGAAGAAATCAGTGTAAAGCCGGGTGAAACCGTTCGCTTCGTGGTGGAGAACAAGGGAAACCTCGTCCATGAGTTCAGTGTTGGCACTCCCGACATGCACGAAGCTCATCAAGAGGAAATGATGATGATGGTTGAGCATGGCGTCATCCAGGGCGGCAAGCTGAACCACGACATGATGAATATGGATATGGGGAATGGCCATTCCATGAAGCATGACGACCCGAACAGCGTGTTGCTGGAACCGGGCCAAAGTAAAGAAGTGGTATGGAAGTTCTCTGATAAAGGCAATATCGAATTTGCCTGCAACGTGCCGGGCCACTATCAGGCCGGGATGTACGGTGAGGTCAATTTCGAGTAA
- a CDS encoding response regulator transcription factor, whose translation MRLLLVEDDRLLAEGLVRQLGKAGFSVDTTPSAREAVVLGEQEDYRAVVLDLGLPDGNGLDVLRKWRTNHVSCPVLILTARGDWQDKVNGLKAGADDYLAKPFQTEELIARLNALVRRSEGRIHTQVKAGRFELDENRQSLKMDDGVEHTLTGTEFRLLRCLMSRPGHVFSKEQLMEQLYNLNDSPSENVIEAYIRRLRKLVGSETISTRRGQGYIFNAIP comes from the coding sequence ATGCGTTTACTGCTCGTCGAAGATGACCGCTTGCTTGCTGAGGGTCTGGTCAGGCAGTTGGGAAAAGCAGGTTTCAGCGTTGATACAACTCCCAGTGCCCGAGAAGCCGTCGTTCTGGGTGAGCAAGAGGATTACCGTGCTGTTGTTCTGGACCTGGGTCTACCTGATGGCAACGGGCTGGACGTATTGAGAAAGTGGCGAACGAATCACGTCAGCTGTCCGGTCTTGATTCTGACCGCGAGAGGCGATTGGCAGGATAAGGTTAACGGCTTAAAAGCCGGGGCAGACGATTACCTGGCAAAACCTTTTCAGACAGAAGAGCTAATCGCACGCCTCAACGCACTCGTGCGTCGAAGTGAAGGAAGGATCCATACTCAGGTTAAAGCCGGCCGCTTTGAACTGGACGAAAACCGCCAGAGTCTCAAGATGGACGACGGCGTGGAACATACACTTACCGGCACCGAATTCCGGCTGCTACGTTGTTTGATGAGCCGCCCTGGCCACGTCTTTTCCAAAGAACAACTAATGGAACAGCTTTACAACTTGAATGATAGCCCGAGCGAAAACGTCATTGAGGCGTATATTCGGAGGTTAAGGAAGCTAGTGGGCAGCGAAACCATCTCAACACGACGCGGCCAGGGGTACATTTTTAATGCGATTCCTTAA
- a CDS encoding ATP-binding protein produces MRFLKKPASVKGTLLALLLPAGIGLMGVAWLVHGLLLDRMSREFVESRLKDEVVFLEHQIRDANGEVDTLQTGDYFQDVFHHAFAIHTPEQTIISPDTWEPLLTPLIENEEDGTVRVEDAETTDTPLDILAYRKSFQVGETPIVVIVSEDLGALKRSQAALHTWTAVVSVLLIMLLVAVLWFGITMSMRPVVTLKAALKRLQDGEISRINVQSPEEFHPLVLQLNQLLDSLDQRLERSRDALANLSHSVKTPIAAVRQILEDDTRPLDTNLRRQMVERLSDIDRQLEAEMRRSRFAGPQIGKSAYPIKQARDLLWMLGRLYPEKSFELSSSLPEDSRWPIEEHDLNEVLGNLLDNAGKWSSRCVELSVEQGSGFKRIVVADDGPGVNHKDLASLGQRGLRLDEQTPGHGLGLAIVRDIVTRYEGKISFSTKSCSGLRVSIELLR; encoded by the coding sequence ATGCGATTCCTTAAAAAGCCTGCGTCCGTAAAAGGAACCTTGCTTGCGCTGTTACTGCCCGCCGGAATTGGTCTAATGGGGGTGGCGTGGTTGGTCCATGGCTTGCTGCTCGACCGAATGTCTCGGGAATTCGTTGAAAGCCGACTGAAAGATGAAGTCGTTTTCCTTGAGCACCAGATTCGCGACGCGAATGGTGAAGTTGACACTCTCCAGACGGGCGATTATTTCCAGGATGTTTTTCATCATGCCTTTGCCATACATACACCCGAACAGACCATCATTTCACCCGATACTTGGGAGCCCTTGTTAACGCCTCTGATTGAAAACGAAGAAGACGGAACCGTTCGCGTAGAAGATGCCGAAACCACTGATACTCCCTTAGACATCCTCGCCTACCGAAAGTCTTTTCAGGTCGGTGAAACACCCATCGTCGTAATCGTTTCTGAAGATCTGGGTGCGCTGAAACGCAGCCAAGCTGCACTTCATACCTGGACCGCCGTAGTATCAGTTCTGTTGATTATGCTCTTGGTCGCCGTGCTCTGGTTCGGAATCACGATGTCCATGCGACCGGTTGTCACACTCAAAGCCGCATTAAAAAGACTCCAGGACGGAGAGATCTCCCGAATCAACGTTCAGTCGCCAGAGGAGTTCCACCCGCTGGTTCTTCAACTAAATCAGTTGCTGGACTCCTTAGATCAGCGACTGGAGCGCTCCAGGGACGCTCTCGCAAACCTGTCTCATAGCGTCAAAACCCCCATCGCAGCCGTCCGGCAGATACTGGAAGACGACACACGTCCTCTCGACACCAATCTAAGGCGCCAGATGGTGGAGCGACTAAGCGATATCGACAGGCAATTAGAAGCTGAAATGCGTCGAAGCCGTTTTGCAGGGCCCCAGATTGGAAAAAGCGCCTACCCCATAAAACAGGCACGGGATCTTTTGTGGATGCTCGGTCGTTTATATCCGGAAAAGTCGTTTGAACTATCGAGTTCTCTGCCTGAAGACAGCCGATGGCCGATAGAAGAACATGATCTAAATGAAGTATTGGGCAACTTACTCGACAATGCTGGCAAATGGTCTTCGAGATGCGTAGAGCTCTCTGTGGAACAAGGCAGCGGCTTCAAGCGAATAGTTGTTGCTGATGATGGCCCAGGGGTTAATCACAAGGATTTAGCCAGTTTGGGCCAAAGGGGTCTGCGGCTAGATGAGCAAACACCTGGGCACGGTCTCGGCCTTGCTATCGTTCGAGATATAGTGACTCGCTATGAAGGTAAAATCAGCTTTTCGACTAAGTCCTGTAGCGGTTTACGCGTTTCTATCGAATTATTAAGATAA
- a CDS encoding MbcA/ParS/Xre antitoxin family protein, with product MSEERAVAELREQVYCEVLELFEDDRLKAELWLSSPIRAIGNQAPVTLMDTEAGLLKLRNVIKKWQEGAVS from the coding sequence ATGAGTGAAGAGCGGGCTGTGGCCGAGCTGAGAGAGCAGGTCTATTGTGAGGTTCTGGAGCTTTTCGAAGACGATAGACTGAAAGCTGAACTATGGCTGTCATCTCCGATCCGGGCTATAGGCAATCAAGCGCCGGTCACGCTGATGGACACTGAGGCGGGGCTCTTAAAACTGCGGAACGTGATTAAAAAATGGCAAGAGGGAGCTGTTTCATAG
- a CDS encoding NADH-quinone oxidoreductase subunit A gives MELTELATLMTISIATFTAGLLVICSPFSTAKPSWPQRAPFLGGGAPDTHAWSRFHVRYYPMTLLLIAFEMEMMFMYPWAVVYVEEGVKALVEMGMFLAILSVGIVYGWREGAFKWQ, from the coding sequence ATGGAGCTAACGGAGCTAGCGACACTGATGACTATCAGCATCGCGACATTCACAGCAGGGCTGCTGGTGATCTGCAGTCCTTTCTCGACGGCAAAACCGTCCTGGCCTCAACGTGCGCCCTTTCTTGGGGGCGGAGCACCTGACACCCACGCCTGGAGCCGGTTCCACGTCCGCTATTATCCCATGACGCTGCTCTTGATCGCTTTCGAGATGGAGATGATGTTCATGTATCCATGGGCGGTTGTCTACGTGGAGGAGGGGGTCAAGGCCCTGGTCGAGATGGGGATGTTTCTGGCCATCCTTTCCGTGGGTATCGTTTATGGCTGGCGGGAGGGTGCCTTCAAATGGCAGTGA
- a CDS encoding MbcA/ParS/Xre antitoxin family protein, giving the protein MENIVGNHDTARVLRQAREVWESQVAAEEWLHSPVLALGGKSPIELLNTTEGRCRVSEVLRKIEAGDFS; this is encoded by the coding sequence ATGGAGAACATCGTAGGAAATCACGACACCGCTCGCGTACTTCGTCAAGCTCGTGAGGTATGGGAGTCACAGGTCGCTGCAGAAGAATGGCTCCACAGCCCGGTTCTAGCTCTGGGCGGCAAAAGTCCGATCGAGCTTCTAAATACGACTGAAGGACGATGTAGGGTTTCGGAAGTGCTCCGTAAGATAGAGGCCGGTGACTTCAGCTAA